The following are from one region of the Pelagibius sp. CAU 1746 genome:
- a CDS encoding methyl-accepting chemotaxis protein → MSGDETSEAKIIEGLAREAAGLGVEIVDVAGNIDEISTRVEQQAHSFRGLVENAGEVNDSNRRIAAAAGHAREKASETATSVRESEDTVRNAVNDIHALVEAVSVIEGQLNGLQEALSEVAQVAQGIDAIAKQTNLLALNATIEAARAGEAGRGFAVVAGEVKELATQTSKATAQIDETLKRLTEQADQLINQGNETTGRAESVRSGTQTIGDVMSVVGQAVTGIEEDTAAIAESAARIDQQCGTFVSTLEGMNEEVAVSSTTLGEARDRVNRLIGVSEQVIRLTAQSSMNSVDGPFIQQVKGVAAKVSAAFEQALAEGRIAEAQLFDRDYKPIPGSDPEQLMAGCVALTDEVLPPIQEPALDFDERVVFCASVDVNGFLPTHNLKFAQPQGDDPVWNAANCRNRRIFDDRVGLAAGRNTEPFLLQTYRRDMGGGKFVVMKDVSAPIVVGGRHWGGVRLAYKV, encoded by the coding sequence ATGTCGGGTGACGAGACCTCCGAAGCGAAGATCATAGAGGGCCTGGCGCGCGAAGCCGCCGGCCTGGGAGTCGAAATCGTCGATGTCGCCGGGAATATCGACGAGATTTCGACGCGGGTCGAGCAGCAGGCGCATTCGTTTCGCGGGCTGGTGGAGAACGCGGGCGAGGTGAACGACAGCAACCGCCGCATCGCCGCCGCCGCCGGCCATGCGCGCGAGAAGGCCTCGGAAACGGCAACCAGCGTCCGCGAGTCGGAAGACACCGTGCGCAACGCCGTCAACGACATCCATGCCCTGGTCGAGGCCGTCTCCGTCATCGAGGGGCAGCTCAACGGACTGCAGGAGGCGCTGAGCGAAGTCGCCCAGGTCGCCCAGGGCATCGACGCCATTGCCAAGCAGACCAACCTGCTGGCGTTGAACGCCACCATCGAAGCGGCGCGCGCCGGCGAGGCGGGACGCGGCTTCGCCGTGGTGGCCGGCGAAGTGAAGGAGCTGGCGACCCAGACATCCAAGGCGACCGCACAGATCGACGAGACCCTGAAGCGGCTGACCGAGCAGGCCGATCAACTGATCAATCAAGGCAACGAGACCACCGGGCGGGCTGAATCGGTGCGCAGCGGCACCCAGACCATCGGCGATGTGATGAGCGTCGTCGGCCAGGCGGTGACGGGTATCGAGGAAGACACCGCGGCCATCGCCGAGAGCGCGGCGCGCATCGATCAACAGTGCGGCACCTTCGTTTCCACCCTGGAGGGTATGAACGAAGAGGTCGCGGTCTCCAGCACGACCCTGGGCGAGGCCCGCGACAGGGTGAACCGTCTGATCGGCGTCAGCGAGCAGGTCATCCGCCTGACCGCGCAGAGCTCCATGAATTCCGTCGACGGCCCCTTCATCCAGCAGGTGAAGGGCGTGGCGGCCAAGGTTTCGGCTGCCTTCGAACAGGCCCTGGCCGAGGGCCGGATCGCCGAGGCGCAGCTCTTCGACCGCGACTACAAGCCGATCCCGGGCAGCGACCCGGAACAGCTCATGGCCGGCTGCGTGGCGCTGACCGACGAAGTCCTGCCGCCGATCCAGGAGCCCGCGCTGGATTTCGACGAGCGCGTGGTGTTCTGCGCCAGCGTCGACGTGAACGGTTTCCTGCCGACCCACAATCTGAAGTTCGCGCAGCCCCAGGGCGACGATCCCGTGTGGAACGCCGCCAATTGCCGCAACCGGCGCATCTTCGACGACCGCGTCGGCCTGGCCGCCGGCCGGAACACCGAACCCTTCCTGCTGCAGACCTATCGCCGCGACATGGGCGGCGGCAAGTTCGTGGTCATGAAGGACGTCTCGGCGCCCATCGTGGTCGGCGGCAGGCACTGGGGCGGCGTGCGCCTGGCCTACAAGGTCTGA
- a CDS encoding glutathione S-transferase N-terminal domain-containing protein produces MQLFYSPTSPYARKCRVVARERDLMADVEEVACNPMTDPPELQRRNPLGKVPALILDDGTAIFDSPVIAEYLDGVGSAPALIPAAGAARFKVLVAAALGQGVTDAAYYATMEARRPEGQRSPEVVDRYRAAIRRSLGHMMDHLKGLPGEVTMGHIACGAGLAYLDLRHDDLKWRDGHDALAAWFEEFNARPSMQETVPA; encoded by the coding sequence ATGCAGCTCTTCTACTCTCCTACGTCCCCCTATGCCCGCAAGTGCCGGGTGGTCGCCCGCGAGCGTGACCTGATGGCGGATGTCGAAGAGGTCGCCTGCAATCCCATGACGGATCCGCCGGAGCTGCAGCGCAGGAATCCTCTGGGCAAGGTTCCCGCGCTTATTCTCGACGACGGCACCGCCATTTTCGACAGTCCGGTCATCGCCGAGTACCTGGATGGTGTCGGCTCGGCGCCGGCGCTGATCCCGGCGGCCGGCGCCGCCCGTTTCAAGGTGCTGGTGGCCGCCGCGCTGGGCCAGGGCGTCACAGACGCGGCCTACTATGCGACGATGGAGGCGCGCCGCCCCGAAGGGCAGCGCTCGCCGGAGGTGGTCGACCGCTATCGCGCCGCGATCCGGCGCAGCCTCGGCCATATGATGGATCACCTGAAGGGCTTGCCGGGCGAGGTCACCATGGGGCACATCGCCTGCGGCGCCGGGCTGGCCTACCTGGACCTGCGTCATGACGACCTGAAGTGGCGCGACGGCCATGACGCGCTGGCGGCCTGGTTCGAGGAGTTCAACGCCCGCCCCTCCATGCAGGAAACCGTCCCGGCCTAG